In Ignavibacteriales bacterium, the following proteins share a genomic window:
- the hisA gene encoding 1-(5-phosphoribosyl)-5-[(5-phosphoribosylamino)methylideneamino]imidazole-4-carboxamide isomerase — protein sequence MLIIPAIDIIDGKCVRLRQGNYDQKTVYGASPAEIAKQFAEAGFTFLHIVDLQGAKEKKIVNWDSIASIIAVPGLQVEVGGGIRTTDDIKKLIEIGVSRVVIGSAAAKSPELVEYWIKQFGADRIVVGMDVKDDTVAISGWLEDSHRAPMGFVLDMIRRGAKIFICTDISRDGMLGGVNIDFYQNLKSAFPKLSIIASGGISTLEDVQVLKKAELAGVIIGKAIYENKLPIDELAKMNGAVC from the coding sequence ATGCTCATAATTCCAGCAATCGATATTATTGACGGTAAATGCGTCCGCCTGCGTCAAGGCAATTACGATCAGAAAACTGTTTACGGGGCATCGCCTGCAGAGATTGCAAAGCAATTTGCGGAAGCCGGATTCACGTTTTTACACATTGTGGATTTACAGGGAGCAAAGGAAAAGAAGATTGTCAATTGGGATTCCATCGCATCTATCATCGCAGTGCCGGGATTACAAGTGGAAGTCGGAGGCGGAATTCGCACAACGGACGATATAAAGAAACTGATTGAAATCGGAGTGTCGCGCGTTGTGATCGGCAGTGCGGCGGCAAAGTCACCAGAGTTAGTAGAGTATTGGATTAAACAATTTGGCGCCGATAGGATTGTTGTCGGCATGGATGTGAAAGACGATACGGTTGCCATCAGTGGATGGTTAGAAGACAGTCATCGTGCGCCAATGGGATTTGTGCTGGACATGATAAGGCGTGGTGCAAAAATATTCATTTGCACCGATATTTCACGCGATGGAATGCTGGGCGGAGTGAATATTGATTTTTATCAAAATCTAAAATCTGCTTTCCCAAAACTATCCATTATCGCTTCCGGAGGCATCTCGACACTGGAAGATGTACAAGTATTGAAAAAAGCAGAGCTTGCCGGAGTGATTATCGGCAAAGCCATCTATGAGAATAAGCTGCCAATC
- the hisH gene encoding imidazole glycerol phosphate synthase subunit HisH, protein MIGIINYGAGNIRSVSNALNRLSVPHFISHDCGELNKADKLIFPGVGEARSAMDALIRAGLTDWLKEVTVPFLGICLGMQLLFEHTTERATDCLGMISGTNERFKSEKSKLKVPHMGWNQVQQDGKNPLFSGIKFGEYFYFVHSYYAPIVPATIGMTDYDVQFTSAMQQKNYYGVQFHPEKSSKVGLQLLKNFIELCS, encoded by the coding sequence GTGATTGGGATTATTAATTACGGTGCTGGCAATATTCGATCGGTAAGCAATGCGCTCAATCGGCTCAGTGTACCGCATTTTATCTCTCATGATTGCGGTGAACTTAATAAAGCCGATAAACTTATTTTTCCTGGAGTCGGCGAAGCACGAAGTGCGATGGATGCACTTATACGCGCTGGGCTCACTGATTGGCTGAAAGAAGTGACCGTTCCATTTCTTGGAATCTGTCTGGGAATGCAATTGTTATTTGAACATACGACAGAACGAGCCACCGATTGCCTCGGTATGATTTCCGGAACAAACGAGCGGTTCAAGAGCGAAAAGTCCAAACTCAAAGTACCACACATGGGATGGAACCAGGTTCAGCAGGATGGTAAAAATCCGTTATTCTCCGGAATTAAATTTGGCGAATATTTCTATTTTGTCCATTCCTATTACGCACCGATTGTTCCGGCAACCATCGGTATGACGGACTATGATGTACAATTCACATCAGCAATGCAACAAAAGAATTATTACGGGGTTCAATTCCATCCTGAAAAATCCAGCAAAGTCGGGTTGCAGCTTCTGAAAAATTTTATTGAATTATGCTCATAA